Proteins found in one Neomonachus schauinslandi chromosome 1, ASM220157v2, whole genome shotgun sequence genomic segment:
- the BABAM1 gene encoding BRISC and BRCA1-A complex member 1 isoform X3, which produces MEVAEPSSPTEEEEEEEEEEEEEEEQPAEPRPRTRSNPEGAEDRALGAQASVGSRSEGEGEAASADDGTPNPPGAGPKPWQVPPTAPEVQVRTPRVNCPEKVIICLDLSEEMSLSKLESFNGSKTNALNVSQKMIEMFVRTKHKIDKSHEFALVVMNDDIAWLSGLTSDPRELCSCLYDLETASCSTFNLEGLFSLIQQKTELPVTENVQTIPPPYVVRTILVYSRPPCQPQFSLTEPMKKMFQCPYFFFDVVYIHNGADEKEEEMSWKPAGGGG; this is translated from the exons ATGGAGGTGGCAGAGCCCAGCAGCCCcactgaggaagaggaggaggaggaggaggaagaggaagaggaagaggagcagcCAGCTGAACCCAGGCCCCGAACACGCTCTAACCCTGAGGGGGCTGAGGACCGGGCACTGGGGGCCCAGGCCAGTGTGGGCAGCCGCAGCGAGGGTGAGGGCGAGGCGGCCAGTGCTGACGATGGGACCCCCAATCCTCCAGGAGCTGGCCCCAAGCCCTGGCAGGTGCCCCCAACAGCTCCTGAAGTCCAGGTGCGGACACCGAGGGTCAACTGTCCAGAGAAGGTG ATCATCTGCCTGGACCTGTCAGAGGAAATGTCCCTGTCAAAGCTGGAGTCATTCAATGG ctccaAAACCAACGCCCTCAACGTCTCCCAGAAGATGATTGAGATGTTTGTGCGGACAAAACACAAGATCGACAAGAGCCACGAGTTCGCGCTGGTGGTGATGAACGATGACATCGCCTgg CTGTCCGGCCTGACCTCCGATCCCCGCGAACTCTGCAGCTGCCTCTACGACCTGGAGACGGCTTCCTGCTCCACCTTCA ATCTAGAAGGTCTCTTCAGCCTCAT CCAGCAGAAGACTGAGCTGCCAGTCACCGAGAATGTGCAGACAATTCCACCCCCGTACGTGGTCCGCACCATCCTTGTCTATAGCCGTCCGCCCTGCCAGCCCCAGTTCTCCCTGACGGAGCCCATGAAG AAAATGTTCCAGTGCCCATACTTCTTCTTTGATGTTGTTTACATCCACAATGGCGCTgacgagaaggaagaggaaatgagctGGAAG